A region of Alteromonadaceae bacterium 2753L.S.0a.02 DNA encodes the following proteins:
- a CDS encoding UDP-2,3-diacylglucosamine pyrophosphatase LpxH: protein MTVTQHVNARTVWISDVHLGFKDCKVDYLYKFLSSLNCETLYLVGDIVDLWSLKKRIYWPQEHYHILLKLYELADKGTRVIYIPGNHDDPMRRFAGQKFGPIEIALEHEFKTADGKRFWVLHGDAVDAYMKYDWLKRMTGDFAYNVLLFINRWGNRIRRLFGMPYFSLAGQIKDNIQGARAAITRYKKQVIKEARKREYDGVICGHIHRADLDDSSGIVYANTGDWIESCTALTEDFSGKLRLLHYVDRVEWKEPARPASEAEGELDAA, encoded by the coding sequence ATGACTGTGACACAACACGTTAATGCCCGCACGGTTTGGATTTCGGATGTTCATTTAGGTTTTAAGGATTGTAAGGTCGATTACCTCTACAAATTCTTATCGTCATTAAATTGCGAAACACTTTACCTTGTTGGCGATATTGTTGATTTGTGGTCCCTTAAAAAACGCATTTACTGGCCGCAAGAGCATTACCATATTCTGCTAAAGTTATACGAACTGGCCGATAAAGGAACACGTGTTATTTATATTCCCGGCAACCACGACGACCCTATGCGTCGCTTCGCGGGCCAGAAATTCGGCCCCATTGAAATTGCACTGGAACACGAATTTAAAACGGCAGACGGAAAACGGTTTTGGGTTTTGCATGGTGACGCCGTTGACGCCTACATGAAGTACGACTGGCTAAAACGCATGACCGGTGATTTCGCTTACAACGTATTGTTATTCATTAATCGCTGGGGTAATCGCATACGACGCCTATTCGGCATGCCCTATTTCTCACTTGCCGGTCAAATAAAAGATAACATTCAAGGCGCCCGTGCAGCCATTACGCGCTATAAAAAGCAAGTGATAAAAGAAGCCCGCAAGCGCGAATATGACGGCGTAATCTGCGGCCACATCCACCGGGCCGACCTCGATGACAGTTCCGGAATTGTATATGCCAATACCGGCGACTGGATTGAAAGCTGCACCGCACTCACTGAAGATTTTTCAGGAAAGCTGCGTTTACTGCACTATGTAGACCGCGTTGAATGGAAAGAACCTGCACGACCCGCCAGCGAAGCAGAAGGCGAGCTTGACGCGGCTTGA
- a CDS encoding subtilase family protein produces MKKFSAAIISVILIVYSNAVICVCNGGDSAESQRWLDRIDSRGSIDNCYHYNTTGSNVHAYIIDSGMSYYGFYEEFSGRLGVGYDVRTNALLTGENVSDWWDHGTNTAIILGGKINGVAKDVILHPVIGISNTDHVVAEELVEAMDWINANHQKPALVNMSINFAFFTNNERLQINAAIDRLISSGITLVAAAGNHTSDYCSYYPASLEKAIIVGAASPANIFYGDSNRGGCVDIYAPGTLMNFVGKAVGDSGTSWAAPVISGISARYLEDNPTASPERVEEAIKLFATQNVISGLDPTSNNLYAYAPPSYIGQVENFYAATPYSSSYQPANLFSDDQDGLLWYNHDTDKPNSTFVRWTKPSSANTLIQYRVDFGTYGKNINHQDIDWTEFAYLNANISQFYLSALPPALIDLYYDPSGNKLQIPRNRFDPSSNNYIMVYYRIRSEGQDGVSPWRYTRGIWYWYKD; encoded by the coding sequence ATGAAGAAATTCAGTGCGGCAATAATATCAGTTATATTGATTGTTTATTCAAATGCAGTGATTTGCGTTTGTAATGGAGGAGATTCTGCCGAATCTCAGCGTTGGTTAGACAGAATAGATAGCAGGGGTAGTATTGATAATTGTTACCACTACAATACGACAGGATCAAACGTTCATGCTTACATTATCGATTCAGGTATGAGTTACTACGGGTTTTATGAGGAGTTTAGTGGCCGATTGGGCGTTGGTTATGATGTTAGAACTAATGCTTTACTCACTGGCGAAAATGTGAGTGATTGGTGGGATCACGGTACAAATACTGCGATCATTTTAGGCGGAAAAATTAATGGTGTAGCAAAGGATGTAATTCTTCACCCCGTTATTGGAATTTCCAATACTGATCATGTTGTCGCTGAAGAGCTTGTTGAAGCTATGGATTGGATTAATGCCAACCATCAGAAACCCGCGCTTGTTAACATGAGTATAAATTTTGCGTTTTTTACAAATAACGAGCGTTTACAAATTAATGCAGCGATTGATAGGCTTATATCCAGTGGTATAACGTTAGTGGCTGCAGCTGGAAACCACACAAGTGATTATTGCAGTTATTATCCAGCTAGTCTCGAAAAAGCTATAATAGTAGGGGCAGCATCACCTGCAAATATATTTTATGGTGATTCGAATAGAGGGGGTTGTGTGGATATATATGCCCCAGGAACGTTAATGAACTTTGTAGGAAAAGCTGTTGGAGACAGTGGTACATCATGGGCAGCACCAGTCATCAGTGGGATTAGTGCACGCTACTTAGAGGATAATCCGACCGCTTCGCCGGAGAGGGTGGAAGAAGCAATAAAGCTTTTTGCAACACAAAATGTAATATCTGGTCTGGACCCAACGTCAAACAATTTATACGCCTATGCGCCACCTTCATACATAGGTCAAGTGGAAAACTTTTATGCCGCAACACCTTACTCTAGCAGTTATCAGCCCGCAAACTTATTTTCAGATGACCAAGACGGGCTACTTTGGTACAACCACGACACGGATAAACCTAATAGTACATTTGTACGTTGGACCAAACCATCTTCTGCAAACACTCTAATTCAATATCGCGTTGATTTTGGCACGTATGGAAAAAATATTAATCATCAGGACATTGACTGGACTGAATTCGCCTACTTAAATGCAAATATCAGTCAGTTTTATTTAAGTGCTTTACCACCGGCACTAATCGATTTGTACTACGATCCAAGCGGGAATAAGTTGCAAATTCCTCGAAATCGATTCGACCCTTCATCAAACAATTATATCATGGTCTATTACAGAATTCGGTCGGAGGGGCAAGATGGTGTTAGTCCATGGAGATATACGCGTGGCATTTGGTATTGGTATAAAGACTAG
- a CDS encoding phosphate transport system substrate-binding protein gives MEARPQTGTFNSNSEVSISMPLRIVFFILCFPLSVLQSSAVSALEKFNPETEGKLFTLQGSNTVGARLAPTWAERWLAAKGATGVHIEPLANENEYRVMGRNGLRPVYVDIHAHGSTTGFKGLLAKTADIAMASRPIKMQEVEALKKDNGDMLSFSAEHVVAIDGLAVIVHPSNRISSLSVGHIQKIFSGQIKNWIEIGGPNRPIHVYARDDKSGTYDTFKSLVLKKTHKLIGNAKRFESNDELSDTVSSDASGIGFVGLASVRSSKALAISEDRTKPLLPKTIHVATEDYPLSRRLFMYTPEVVENNFIKEFITFAHSDAGQAVVEEIGFISQNPVSLKVADLIGPNEYQQLSDYAERLSVNFRFQPGQADLDNKALHDVLRLVKYVNESNAGSPVQIQLVGFSNTEESETRADVLSKLRASAVKIELFRYGLNTAPIMGFGSEILVANNEGNAGIKNERVEVWVFNPADKRAMKPEPNYATF, from the coding sequence ATGGAAGCTCGCCCCCAAACAGGTACGTTCAATTCCAATTCAGAAGTAAGTATTAGCATGCCATTAAGAATTGTATTTTTTATTCTTTGCTTTCCATTATCTGTTCTTCAGTCCTCTGCCGTTTCGGCACTCGAAAAGTTCAACCCTGAAACTGAAGGGAAATTGTTTACTTTACAAGGATCAAATACCGTGGGTGCCCGTTTAGCACCGACCTGGGCCGAGCGTTGGCTCGCAGCCAAGGGTGCTACCGGTGTTCATATTGAGCCTCTCGCCAATGAAAACGAATACCGGGTAATGGGTCGCAATGGTTTACGTCCCGTATACGTCGATATTCATGCGCACGGTTCTACCACAGGTTTCAAAGGGCTATTGGCAAAAACAGCCGATATCGCCATGGCTTCCCGCCCCATAAAAATGCAGGAGGTCGAAGCCCTTAAAAAAGACAATGGTGATATGCTTAGCTTTTCGGCTGAACACGTGGTTGCCATCGATGGCCTGGCTGTCATCGTGCACCCCTCAAACAGAATTAGCAGCTTATCGGTTGGCCATATTCAGAAAATATTTTCCGGCCAGATAAAAAACTGGATCGAAATCGGGGGGCCAAATCGCCCGATTCATGTATATGCGCGAGACGATAAATCCGGTACTTACGATACTTTTAAAAGCCTCGTTTTAAAGAAGACTCATAAACTTATCGGGAATGCCAAACGCTTTGAATCCAACGATGAACTTTCCGATACGGTATCTTCAGATGCATCCGGCATTGGTTTTGTGGGCTTGGCTTCTGTGCGAAGTTCCAAAGCGCTTGCGATCAGCGAAGATCGAACAAAACCACTACTCCCAAAAACCATTCATGTCGCAACCGAAGACTACCCTCTTTCGCGCCGATTATTTATGTATACGCCTGAAGTGGTAGAAAACAACTTCATTAAAGAATTTATCACTTTTGCCCATAGCGATGCTGGGCAGGCGGTAGTTGAAGAAATCGGCTTTATCTCTCAAAACCCTGTGAGCCTCAAGGTTGCAGATTTGATCGGCCCCAATGAATATCAGCAGCTTTCTGATTACGCGGAACGCTTGTCTGTGAATTTCCGATTTCAACCAGGCCAAGCAGACTTGGACAACAAAGCACTACACGATGTATTGCGACTTGTTAAATATGTCAATGAGAGCAATGCCGGTAGCCCTGTGCAAATTCAGTTGGTTGGCTTTAGTAATACAGAGGAATCTGAAACTCGTGCAGATGTATTGTCCAAGCTCAGAGCCTCAGCGGTAAAGATTGAATTATTCCGCTACGGCTTGAACACCGCCCCCATCATGGGTTTTGGATCTGAAATTCTCGTGGCTAACAATGAAGGTAATGCGGGTATAAAAAACGAGCGGGTAGAAGTCTGGGTATTTAATCCAGCGGATAAGCGCGCCATGAAACCAGAACCGAATTACGCTACGTTTTAA
- a CDS encoding cyclopropane-fatty-acyl-phospholipid synthase: MESISLNTQKLVSLPKITWMESLAKRFVLKFLRGLKKGHLVLEDQGQVFVFGQTLKEADIVAHIHVEDASAYIDLLLHGTVGSGEAYIRKSWTTPDLVNVIRFFVINIDEMNAMDNNRPWIMRAVTALGHQLSPNTKEGSKKNIAAHYDLGNDFFNVFLDPTMMYSAAIFDNKSDSLEVASLNKLQIICRKLQLKPEDHLLEIGTGWGGMAIYAASNYGCKVTTTTISMQQYRHTLKRVEEAGLSEKITVLLQDYRDLTGKYDKLVSIEMIEAVGHEFYATYFAKCSSLLKDHGLMLIQAITIPDQRFEYAKNSVDFIKKYIFPGGCLPSIQEISRCLSKHTDMLMVHMEDIGKHYADTLAIWADRFNKNVDSVKAQGFDEQFCRMWEFYLNYCEGGFRERVIGTGQFLFAKPAVRSL, translated from the coding sequence GTGGAATCTATCAGTTTAAATACCCAGAAGCTCGTAAGTCTTCCAAAAATAACCTGGATGGAATCACTTGCAAAACGCTTTGTTTTAAAGTTCTTGAGAGGCTTAAAGAAGGGGCATTTGGTGTTGGAAGATCAAGGCCAGGTGTTTGTTTTTGGTCAAACCTTAAAGGAAGCTGACATTGTCGCTCATATCCATGTTGAAGATGCCAGCGCCTATATAGATTTGTTACTGCACGGTACTGTAGGTTCCGGTGAGGCCTATATTCGCAAAAGCTGGACTACGCCAGATCTGGTGAATGTTATACGTTTTTTTGTGATTAACATCGATGAAATGAATGCGATGGACAATAACCGACCCTGGATAATGCGGGCGGTCACGGCTCTTGGGCATCAGCTGAGTCCAAATACCAAAGAAGGTTCAAAAAAGAATATAGCCGCACATTACGATTTGGGTAATGATTTTTTCAATGTTTTTCTTGACCCAACAATGATGTACTCCGCTGCAATTTTTGACAATAAATCAGATTCCCTGGAAGTGGCGTCATTGAATAAGCTGCAAATTATCTGTCGCAAACTTCAGTTAAAACCGGAGGATCATCTCTTAGAAATAGGTACAGGGTGGGGTGGTATGGCGATTTATGCTGCCAGTAATTACGGCTGCAAGGTAACGACCACAACCATCTCGATGCAGCAGTACCGGCATACCCTAAAGAGAGTGGAAGAGGCCGGGCTCTCGGAAAAAATCACCGTGCTATTGCAAGATTATAGAGACCTTACCGGTAAATACGACAAGCTGGTTTCCATCGAAATGATTGAGGCGGTGGGGCATGAATTCTATGCGACTTATTTTGCCAAGTGTAGCAGTCTGTTAAAAGATCACGGCTTGATGTTAATACAGGCAATAACAATTCCTGATCAGCGTTTCGAGTACGCCAAGAACTCGGTAGATTTTATTAAAAAATATATTTTTCCGGGAGGCTGTTTGCCATCAATTCAGGAGATATCCCGATGTTTATCGAAACATACCGATATGCTCATGGTCCACATGGAGGATATCGGAAAGCATTACGCTGATACTCTTGCCATTTGGGCTGATCGCTTTAATAAAAATGTTGATTCAGTAAAAGCCCAGGGCTTTGATGAGCAATTCTGTCGCATGTGGGAATTTTATTTGAATTACTGTGAGGGCGGGTTTAGAGAGCGTGTGATTGGAACAGGGCAGTTTTTGTTTGCAAAGCCGGCGGTGAGAAGCTTGTAA
- a CDS encoding TonB-dependent receptor-like protein, protein MKLINWSPSVAVFFACSMSQAIADTANQNTTADLDIKTTANLEEMMVLASYTPMENSTDVERQDSEIVDAIDSDQLEKFGDADVAAAVKRVAGVSIQDDKYAVVRGLDARYISSTLNNNLMPTTDPLRRDVQMDLFPSNILGGIQIQKSYSADMPGDSTGGSIGMATKDLPDELITKLSGSLGYNFDVTGNDIVTYEGSGSDWLTYDDGLREVPSDVESTFQGSDGSVNIQTCDFDDPSCDITNERNAALSQQFPVIYNVKTESASPNWGLGVSHGNRFDKSFGSIGYYGALSLKNKTSARIDAVKDNPDEVSTYERSKKTSRLNGYFVFGLEDNHDGEWLSKTIWLRQAEDTTRVESGLSTYDDRYYDEATLRWNEREFFAQQFSGKHFFFTTHELEWRVGLSNTTMYEPDRRTWLYIGGQFLPRSTERRFSDLSEDGTDFGVSYLFPVDFSASVSTAFKAGYLYNKKDRNWKQSRYSFEPGINGMPTDRTTDVETQLSLDNLAGMNYRLAKKTDIYDTFAADVEVNAFYLNTETTIADSVTLVVGVRQEAFTQVLGYPNEPESSTTADPVDNGDIDESKALPAVSINYAIGDNWQVRASASQTLSYPGVVEKSKASLYDPDTDEQIFGNPNLVVAEIDNYDLRGEYYFEDGGSITLALFSKSITNPIEKALPDGSGSAVDGYTFRNSKSADLVGVELDFSKVLMETSSIALDLGGNVSVIESEVDLDQRSIDLEGQDAVGRKLQGQSPLLANLHFGFEHFASQQQVNLLVNYFDDKIHKVGRGAIGNTVEKGRITLDLNYSVEFVNESKIDVKLANILNEATEYETDHNSKIIESYKEGMELSVGYSYKF, encoded by the coding sequence ATGAAATTAATTAACTGGTCACCCTCTGTGGCCGTTTTTTTTGCTTGCAGCATGAGCCAGGCAATTGCAGACACTGCAAACCAAAACACCACTGCAGACTTGGATATTAAAACCACTGCAAACCTAGAAGAAATGATGGTGTTAGCCAGCTACACCCCTATGGAAAATTCTACTGACGTGGAACGTCAGGATTCAGAGATTGTTGATGCGATCGATTCAGATCAACTTGAAAAGTTTGGCGACGCAGATGTTGCCGCCGCAGTTAAGCGAGTTGCCGGTGTATCTATCCAAGACGATAAGTATGCAGTAGTGCGTGGCCTGGATGCTCGCTACATTTCCAGTACCTTAAATAACAATTTGATGCCAACGACGGACCCCCTTCGAAGAGATGTTCAGATGGATTTGTTTCCTTCGAACATTCTTGGTGGTATCCAGATCCAGAAAAGTTACTCAGCAGATATGCCTGGAGATTCGACTGGCGGTTCCATTGGTATGGCTACCAAGGACTTGCCGGATGAATTGATTACTAAATTGTCGGGATCTCTGGGCTACAACTTCGATGTAACTGGAAATGATATTGTTACGTATGAAGGCAGTGGTTCGGATTGGCTGACCTATGACGATGGCTTGCGAGAAGTGCCCTCTGATGTCGAGTCTACGTTTCAGGGAAGCGATGGTTCCGTAAACATTCAGACCTGCGATTTTGATGACCCCAGCTGTGATATTACGAACGAACGAAATGCCGCACTAAGCCAGCAATTTCCCGTTATTTATAACGTCAAGACGGAATCCGCTTCTCCCAACTGGGGTTTGGGTGTTAGCCACGGTAACCGATTTGATAAGAGTTTTGGCAGCATCGGCTATTACGGTGCGCTATCCCTCAAGAATAAAACAAGCGCCCGAATCGATGCAGTCAAAGATAACCCAGACGAAGTTTCCACCTATGAGCGAAGCAAAAAAACTTCGCGACTCAATGGATATTTTGTTTTTGGTCTGGAAGATAATCATGATGGCGAGTGGTTGAGTAAAACCATTTGGTTACGACAGGCGGAGGACACAACGCGTGTTGAATCCGGACTGTCGACGTATGATGACCGCTACTACGATGAAGCGACCTTGCGCTGGAACGAAAGAGAATTCTTTGCGCAACAATTTTCAGGTAAACACTTCTTTTTCACCACGCATGAACTCGAGTGGCGGGTTGGCTTGTCGAACACAACCATGTATGAACCCGACAGACGAACCTGGCTGTACATTGGTGGTCAATTTCTCCCCCGTTCTACCGAACGTAGGTTTTCCGACCTCAGCGAAGATGGTACCGATTTCGGTGTGAGTTACCTCTTTCCTGTTGATTTTTCTGCATCTGTATCCACGGCATTTAAAGCAGGCTACTTGTATAACAAAAAGGATCGAAACTGGAAGCAGTCCCGTTACAGTTTTGAGCCCGGTATTAACGGAATGCCAACAGATAGAACCACGGATGTTGAAACGCAGCTTTCGTTGGATAATCTAGCCGGTATGAACTATCGACTTGCCAAGAAAACTGATATCTACGATACCTTTGCAGCCGATGTCGAAGTCAACGCATTTTATTTGAATACTGAAACAACTATTGCCGATAGCGTGACACTGGTTGTTGGCGTGCGTCAGGAAGCGTTTACTCAGGTATTAGGTTATCCGAATGAGCCGGAATCAAGTACTACGGCAGACCCTGTTGATAATGGCGATATTGATGAATCCAAAGCGTTGCCAGCAGTTTCTATAAACTATGCGATTGGCGACAATTGGCAGGTGAGAGCTTCCGCCAGTCAGACTCTGTCTTACCCGGGTGTAGTCGAAAAATCAAAAGCATCGTTGTACGATCCCGATACAGATGAACAGATCTTCGGAAACCCCAATTTAGTGGTTGCTGAAATTGATAATTATGATTTACGTGGTGAATATTATTTCGAAGATGGCGGTAGCATAACTCTCGCGCTGTTCAGTAAATCAATCACCAACCCCATTGAAAAGGCCTTGCCCGATGGCTCAGGTTCTGCGGTCGATGGCTATACATTCCGAAACTCCAAATCTGCCGATTTAGTAGGCGTCGAATTGGACTTCAGCAAAGTTTTAATGGAAACCAGTTCCATTGCGCTCGATCTCGGTGGCAACGTAAGTGTTATCGAATCTGAGGTGGATCTGGATCAGCGTAGTATTGATCTGGAAGGGCAAGACGCAGTGGGTCGAAAGCTGCAAGGTCAATCACCGTTGTTGGCTAATTTACACTTTGGTTTCGAGCATTTTGCTAGCCAACAACAGGTTAATTTATTAGTCAATTATTTCGATGACAAAATTCATAAAGTTGGCCGAGGCGCTATCGGTAATACTGTGGAGAAAGGTCGAATTACCCTGGACCTAAATTACAGCGTTGAGTTTGTTAATGAGTCCAAGATTGATGTAAAACTCGCAAATATTTTGAATGAAGCAACTGAATACGAAACAGACCACAACTCAAAAATAATTGAAAGTTATAAAGAAGGCATGGAATTGTCTGTTGGATATTCTTACAAATTTTAA
- a CDS encoding putative NAD/FAD-binding protein: MKIAVIGSGISGLTCGYLLNSKYEVTLFEKAERIGGHTATKSISHKGKHYAIDTGFIVYNDWTYPNFIKLLDKLGVQSQPTEMSFSVNCLKTGLEYSGSNLNTLFAQRRNLANLNFIRMLFDIVRFNREAIQDLEASAISDETTLGEYISERGYSQLFASHYLVPMGSAIWSSTLQEMLDFPLLFFVRFFKNHGLLSVSKRPQWRVLKGGSQAYLKPITEGLKNAIITNARITAVKRSTDNVTIQFSDGSQALFDEVVFACHSDEALALLQDASPAEQQILGAIPYRKNQVVLHTDARLLPQRKLAWSSWNYRLGSDMDNPATLSYNMNILQGIHSEDTFVVTLNDTAAINPETILGEYEYAHPVFTLQGIKAQARWGEINGVNRTWFCGAYWKNGFHEDGCYSGIRVATQLGAQW; the protein is encoded by the coding sequence TTGAAAATTGCGGTGATTGGGTCCGGCATTTCCGGGCTGACCTGTGGCTACCTGCTTAATTCAAAATACGAGGTAACCCTGTTTGAAAAAGCTGAGCGTATTGGCGGGCACACCGCCACAAAATCAATAAGCCATAAGGGTAAGCATTACGCGATAGACACCGGTTTTATCGTATACAACGATTGGACCTATCCAAATTTTATCAAGCTGCTCGACAAGCTCGGTGTACAAAGCCAGCCCACAGAGATGAGTTTTAGCGTAAATTGTTTGAAAACCGGTTTGGAATATAGCGGCAGCAATTTAAATACGCTTTTCGCCCAGCGTCGTAATCTTGCTAATCTTAATTTCATACGAATGCTTTTCGATATTGTGCGATTTAATCGCGAAGCCATTCAAGACCTGGAAGCGTCCGCAATCAGCGACGAAACGACCTTAGGAGAATATATCTCTGAGCGCGGTTACAGTCAGCTTTTTGCCAGTCACTATCTTGTACCTATGGGTAGCGCAATTTGGTCTTCAACCCTTCAGGAAATGCTCGATTTTCCGCTGCTGTTCTTTGTTAGGTTTTTTAAAAACCACGGTTTGCTGAGTGTTAGCAAGCGACCCCAGTGGCGCGTATTGAAAGGGGGCTCGCAGGCTTATTTAAAACCCATCACTGAAGGCTTAAAAAACGCCATTATCACAAATGCCAGGATTACGGCGGTGAAACGTAGTACTGATAACGTGACTATACAATTTTCAGATGGTTCGCAAGCGCTGTTCGATGAAGTCGTATTCGCCTGTCACAGTGATGAAGCTTTAGCGCTGTTGCAAGATGCCTCACCCGCCGAACAGCAAATTCTTGGCGCAATTCCGTACCGAAAAAACCAAGTGGTACTGCACACCGACGCTCGCTTATTACCGCAGAGAAAACTCGCCTGGAGCAGCTGGAATTATCGTTTGGGTAGCGATATGGATAACCCTGCTACGCTGAGTTACAACATGAATATTCTGCAGGGGATTCACAGCGAAGACACCTTTGTCGTAACGCTTAACGATACTGCGGCGATCAACCCCGAAACTATTTTGGGGGAATATGAGTATGCGCATCCTGTTTTTACGCTGCAGGGGATTAAGGCGCAGGCGCGCTGGGGAGAAATAAACGGCGTTAACAGAACCTGGTTTTGCGGTGCTTATTGGAAAAATGGTTTCCACGAAGATGGCTGCTACAGTGGCATACGTGTTGCCACCCAATTGGGAGCGCAGTGGTGA
- a CDS encoding putative membrane protein: MIKSMTFAAMHFSIAFAVAWALTGDWAVGGAVALVEPAINSVAYIFHERIWAGYKKSGRLSWKAGVAAA, from the coding sequence ATGATTAAATCTATGACGTTTGCAGCTATGCATTTCAGCATCGCGTTTGCTGTTGCTTGGGCTCTTACAGGCGATTGGGCCGTTGGTGGCGCTGTAGCCTTGGTTGAGCCTGCAATTAATAGTGTGGCCTACATTTTCCACGAGCGGATCTGGGCGGGTTACAAAAAATCCGGCCGATTGAGCTGGAAAGCTGGGGTAGCCGCGGCCTAA